The following are from one region of the Rosistilla carotiformis genome:
- a CDS encoding ion transporter, with protein sequence MNVHDHFTRQERRLQCPASGWRRELYIIIFESDTPTGKLFDIGLLIAILVSVAVVSMETVSSVADRYSWYFQALEWSFTILFTAEYLVRLSCVRKPQRYMFSFWGLIDLCSILPTYIFYLAGSHFASVAMVRSIRLLRVFRVLKLLRLMSEADVLYRSIWDSRGKIVVFLFTVVIAVTLSGTLMYQVENFDDHLNNRAPSSSFDSIPQSMYWAIVTMTTVGYGDVVPKTTAGKIISAILILLGYSLIIVPTGFVTARLSETAHARDRLGNRALADENDDDELKTCQRCGRDDQPSDARYCNQCGEPMPREEE encoded by the coding sequence ATGAACGTTCACGATCATTTCACTCGCCAAGAACGCCGTTTGCAATGCCCGGCGTCGGGCTGGCGACGCGAACTCTACATCATCATCTTCGAATCGGACACGCCGACGGGCAAGCTGTTCGATATCGGGCTGTTGATCGCGATTCTGGTCAGCGTGGCCGTTGTCAGCATGGAAACGGTCAGCAGCGTGGCCGATCGATACTCGTGGTACTTCCAGGCGTTGGAGTGGTCGTTCACGATCCTGTTCACCGCCGAGTATCTGGTCCGCTTGAGTTGCGTTCGCAAACCGCAACGCTACATGTTCAGCTTTTGGGGGCTGATCGATCTCTGTTCGATCCTGCCGACCTACATCTTCTATCTGGCGGGCAGCCATTTCGCTTCGGTTGCGATGGTCCGATCGATCCGATTGCTGCGGGTCTTTCGGGTTCTGAAGCTGCTGCGTTTGATGAGCGAAGCGGACGTCCTATACCGCAGCATCTGGGACTCGCGCGGCAAGATCGTCGTCTTTCTGTTCACCGTCGTGATCGCCGTCACGCTCAGCGGAACGTTGATGTACCAAGTCGAAAACTTCGACGACCACTTGAACAATCGCGCCCCCAGTTCCAGTTTCGATTCGATCCCACAGTCGATGTATTGGGCGATCGTGACGATGACCACGGTCGGGTATGGCGACGTTGTTCCCAAGACGACCGCCGGCAAGATTATCAGTGCGATCCTGATCTTGTTGGGCTACAGTTTGATCATCGTGCCGACAGGTTTCGTCACTGCTCGACTCAGCGAGACCGCGCATGCTCGCGACCGATTGGGGAATCGAGCCCTCGCCGATGAAAATGACGATGACGAACTGAAAACATGCCAACGCTGCGGTCGCGATGATCAACCATCCGACGCGCGATACTGCAACCAATGTGGCGAACCGATGCCGCGGGAAGAAGAGTAG
- a CDS encoding acyl-CoA thioesterase, whose amino-acid sequence MSSTEFQRPTALQDFPIVVRIPIQWGDLDAYGHVNNVVYMKWFEHVRCLYGERVGVEVVSRDSGTGAIVASVQCKYLRQLNFPGDVAVGVRVCRVSIGSVSLECLIVDEATGVPAAQASCDVVLYNFAQQKPVPVPDAIREAVEKLEGKSFPV is encoded by the coding sequence TTGAGCTCCACCGAATTTCAACGACCGACAGCGTTACAAGACTTTCCCATCGTCGTCCGGATTCCGATCCAGTGGGGCGATTTGGATGCCTATGGGCATGTCAACAATGTGGTCTATATGAAGTGGTTCGAACACGTTCGCTGCCTCTACGGCGAGCGTGTTGGCGTCGAAGTCGTCTCGCGCGACAGCGGCACCGGAGCGATCGTCGCTTCGGTCCAGTGCAAGTATCTTCGCCAGTTGAACTTTCCCGGCGACGTGGCCGTTGGCGTCCGCGTCTGTCGCGTTTCGATCGGCAGCGTGTCGCTGGAATGTTTGATCGTCGATGAAGCGACCGGCGTCCCGGCGGCTCAGGCGTCTTGCGACGTCGTGCTCTACAACTTCGCTCAACAGAAACCGGTCCCCGTTCCCGACGCGATTCGCGAAGCGGTCGAAAAACTCGAAGGCAAATCGTTTCCGGTCTAG
- a CDS encoding methyltransferase, whose product MDLKSMVYEVTHPILAMVRSNHWLIKQLFGVKVPAEVDVSFDPTTVALRQAVCDTLTPDDTAVFEMGIGQAALVGLSVAKQCHVELHGADCSTTRVESSQRVADANDVPTRFVVSDLFSGVDSESRYDVIFFNVPYVPSQQGQDLQLTKRLGVDGDQVWDGGHDGTQVLREFLNQAPAFLSPHGRVVFGVQNLFVPDDVVLQVIDDCKYQLVQRSTRRWVPSCCYVVRPADA is encoded by the coding sequence ATGGATTTGAAGTCAATGGTTTACGAAGTCACCCATCCGATCCTGGCGATGGTTCGTTCGAACCATTGGCTGATCAAGCAGTTGTTTGGCGTCAAGGTTCCCGCCGAAGTCGATGTCAGTTTCGATCCGACGACCGTGGCGCTGCGGCAAGCGGTTTGCGACACGCTCACTCCCGATGACACCGCCGTTTTCGAGATGGGGATCGGGCAAGCGGCATTGGTCGGACTGTCGGTCGCCAAACAATGTCACGTCGAACTGCATGGCGCCGATTGCTCGACAACGCGAGTGGAATCATCGCAGCGGGTGGCTGACGCAAATGATGTTCCGACGCGGTTTGTCGTCAGCGACCTCTTTTCGGGTGTCGATTCCGAGAGTCGATACGATGTGATCTTCTTTAACGTCCCCTACGTTCCGTCGCAGCAAGGGCAAGACCTTCAATTGACCAAGCGTCTGGGAGTTGACGGCGACCAGGTTTGGGACGGCGGCCACGACGGGACCCAGGTACTTCGCGAGTTCTTGAACCAGGCACCCGCGTTTCTGTCGCCTCACGGCCGCGTCGTGTTTGGCGTGCAGAATCTGTTTGTCCCCGACGACGTCGTTTTGCAAGTCATCGACGATTGCAAATACCAGTTGGTTCAGCGATCAACGCGGCGCTGGGTCCCTAGTTGCTGCTACGTCGTTCGCCCCGCCGACGCATAA
- a CDS encoding LapA family protein: MARLKLILVVSFLLLLVIIAYLNRGKVALNLLFSEFEVPVTILIVVTALIGFAVGVVFGSRIPRKLKVTGVPGDSKASDKTKR, translated from the coding sequence ATGGCCCGATTAAAGCTGATTCTTGTTGTTTCGTTCCTGCTTCTGCTGGTGATTATCGCCTATCTGAACCGCGGCAAGGTGGCCCTGAATCTGCTGTTTTCCGAGTTTGAAGTCCCCGTCACGATCCTGATCGTCGTCACGGCGCTGATCGGATTTGCGGTGGGAGTCGTGTTTGGGTCGAGAATTCCGCGAAAGTTGAAAGTGACCGGCGTGCCGGGCGATTCCAAAGCGTCGGATAAAACGAAGCGGTAA
- a CDS encoding DUF1559 family PulG-like putative transporter has protein sequence MRHTRVGRCCHADFDSFDTKPEHPPVCCLQQTSTLSVRSNRRGFTLVELLVVIAIIGILVGLLLPAVQAAREAARRMQCQNNMKQLGLALHNHMDTYGSLPPGHVNFDTTDNRFKTGGWQHGQEQLGWHWLALVLPYMEQPGLWEQVKVCDKAMVSTSNPCDHCEAMSTNSNFGREQLPAFSRCPSAVTLSKQFSDGGYGLEALGKGSNYAASWGSGNMLSWESSSTRGAFGTVYLSPNKVYSASGTSNKFQHSKGMGSRDFIDGMSNTVALSEIIGSDGLTGTSSPDIRGVWMSPAMGATIFSAFLNPNSRERDVIAACDEAIPDTKFPLLACTEERDTENVYAAARSYHAGGVNTAMADGSVRFFSETVDNVAVWRPLNTAQNGEVISE, from the coding sequence ATGAGGCACACGCGCGTCGGCCGCTGTTGCCACGCAGACTTCGATTCATTTGATACAAAACCGGAGCATCCCCCTGTGTGCTGTTTACAACAGACTTCAACCCTCTCAGTTCGTTCGAACCGTCGTGGTTTCACGCTGGTCGAACTGTTGGTCGTGATCGCGATCATCGGAATTCTTGTCGGCTTGCTGCTGCCAGCGGTTCAAGCGGCGCGCGAAGCGGCAAGACGAATGCAGTGCCAAAACAACATGAAGCAACTCGGGCTGGCGTTGCACAACCACATGGACACCTACGGCTCGTTGCCTCCAGGACACGTCAACTTCGACACAACCGACAATCGTTTTAAGACCGGCGGTTGGCAGCACGGACAAGAGCAACTGGGCTGGCACTGGCTAGCGCTCGTCCTACCCTACATGGAACAACCCGGTCTTTGGGAACAAGTGAAGGTATGTGACAAAGCGATGGTGAGCACGTCCAACCCTTGCGATCACTGCGAAGCCATGAGCACCAACTCCAACTTCGGACGTGAGCAACTGCCTGCGTTCTCCCGCTGTCCATCGGCCGTCACCCTTTCGAAGCAATTCAGCGATGGCGGTTACGGACTCGAAGCGCTCGGCAAAGGGAGCAATTACGCAGCCAGCTGGGGTTCGGGAAACATGCTTTCTTGGGAATCCTCCAGCACCCGCGGTGCGTTTGGGACGGTCTACCTGTCTCCCAACAAGGTCTATTCGGCCAGTGGCACGTCGAACAAGTTTCAACATTCCAAGGGAATGGGCAGCCGCGACTTTATTGATGGGATGAGCAACACCGTTGCACTGAGCGAGATCATCGGCAGCGACGGGCTGACGGGAACGTCCAGCCCCGACATTCGCGGCGTCTGGATGTCTCCAGCAATGGGGGCAACCATCTTCTCCGCCTTCCTGAATCCCAACTCGCGTGAGCGGGATGTGATCGCAGCGTGCGACGAAGCGATTCCAGACACCAAGTTCCCGTTGTTGGCGTGCACCGAAGAACGCGACACCGAAAACGTTTACGCTGCGGCAAGAAGCTACCACGCTGGCGGCGTCAACACGGCGATGGCCGATGGATCGGTTCGCTTCTTCTCCGAAACGGTTGACAACGTCGCCGTCTGGCGTCCGTTGAACACCGCTCAGAACGGCGAAGTGATCAGCGAATAG
- a CDS encoding SulP family inorganic anion transporter, whose translation MPQNTSLFSPTTIARDMVAGLVVFLVALPLCLGIALASGADLFSGLLAGIVGGIVVAAISGSHTSVSGPAAGLTAIVAAQIAVLGSFEAFLLAVAIAGVIQIGFGIAKGGALSAFFPSSVIKGLLVAIGIILILKQIPHVFGHDTDPEGEMSFQQPDQENTFSELLTIVAGDIHVGAMVIGLLSVALLIVWDRIPKLKNSLVPAPLIVVFLGVGLSMWFQGMGDQWSITASHLVQIPTAGSISEFFGFLRLPDFTQAVNPAVYVAAITIAVVASLETLLNLEAVDKLDTEKRNSPPSRELIAQGCGNLVCGLIGGLPVTSVVVRGSVNVGAGAKTKLSAIFHGVLLLLSVAILPRYMNMIPLSALAAILLVTGFKLASPKLFKQMWDEGRYQFLPFIITVVAIVFTDLLIGILIGLAVSVLFILNSNLRRPIRRIVETHLAGDVTHIELANQVSFLNRAAIERVLNESKRGSDLLIDATESDYIDPDVLSLIRDFKENVGPARGITVSLKGFRAKYQLQDEVQFADYSSRELRDQVASDQVIEILREGNRRFVDGTRLNRDLGRQVNATSAGQNPLAAILSCIDSRVPTELVFDLGVGDIFSVRVAGNIVGTKSLGSLEYAVGVAGVKLVAVLGHTRCGAVTAAVKLVANGQDAMSVTGCQHLQAIVDEIAPSVSGIDASTLDQMDEEALETFVDEVAKQNVRRTGEEILSRSSVIRDAVNAGNVKLVGALYDVKSGKIEFLDIAGSLSQSEPLKAYK comes from the coding sequence ATGCCCCAGAACACCTCTTTGTTTTCCCCCACCACGATCGCCCGCGACATGGTCGCGGGTTTGGTTGTCTTCCTCGTCGCGTTGCCCCTTTGCTTGGGCATCGCGTTGGCTTCGGGAGCCGATCTGTTTTCAGGTCTGCTCGCGGGCATCGTGGGGGGTATTGTCGTCGCCGCGATCAGCGGTTCCCACACCAGCGTCAGCGGACCGGCCGCCGGTTTGACAGCGATTGTTGCCGCTCAGATCGCGGTCCTCGGCTCGTTCGAAGCTTTTCTATTGGCGGTTGCGATCGCCGGCGTGATCCAAATTGGATTTGGTATCGCCAAAGGGGGCGCGCTGTCCGCGTTTTTCCCCTCCAGCGTCATTAAGGGTCTGTTGGTTGCGATCGGTATCATCCTGATCCTGAAACAGATTCCTCACGTCTTTGGTCACGACACCGATCCCGAAGGAGAGATGTCGTTCCAGCAGCCCGATCAAGAGAACACCTTCTCCGAACTGTTGACGATTGTCGCTGGCGACATCCACGTCGGCGCGATGGTTATCGGTTTGCTGTCGGTTGCATTGTTGATCGTTTGGGATCGGATCCCCAAGCTGAAAAACTCACTGGTTCCCGCCCCGCTGATTGTAGTCTTTCTGGGCGTTGGTTTGAGCATGTGGTTCCAGGGGATGGGAGACCAGTGGTCGATCACCGCGAGCCATCTGGTTCAGATTCCGACTGCCGGAAGTATTTCGGAGTTCTTCGGTTTCTTGCGGTTGCCCGACTTTACCCAAGCTGTGAACCCGGCGGTCTACGTTGCGGCGATCACGATCGCCGTGGTGGCCTCGTTGGAAACGCTTCTGAACCTGGAAGCTGTCGATAAACTGGATACCGAAAAACGGAATTCGCCTCCCAGCCGCGAATTGATCGCGCAAGGCTGCGGCAACCTCGTCTGTGGTCTGATCGGTGGTCTGCCGGTCACATCGGTCGTCGTCCGCGGTTCGGTGAATGTTGGCGCTGGGGCCAAGACAAAACTCTCAGCCATCTTCCACGGCGTGTTGCTGCTGTTGAGCGTCGCCATCTTGCCGCGATACATGAACATGATTCCGCTGTCGGCATTGGCTGCGATTCTGTTGGTGACCGGTTTCAAATTGGCAAGCCCCAAACTGTTCAAGCAGATGTGGGACGAGGGACGCTACCAATTCTTGCCGTTTATCATCACCGTGGTTGCGATCGTGTTTACCGATCTGTTGATCGGAATCTTGATCGGCTTGGCGGTCAGCGTGCTGTTTATTTTGAACAGCAATCTCCGTAGACCGATTCGCCGGATTGTTGAAACGCATCTGGCCGGCGATGTAACGCATATCGAATTGGCAAACCAAGTCAGCTTCTTGAACCGAGCGGCGATCGAACGGGTCTTGAACGAATCAAAGCGTGGAAGCGACTTATTGATCGACGCAACGGAATCGGATTACATCGATCCGGATGTGCTCAGTTTGATCCGCGACTTCAAAGAGAACGTGGGGCCGGCGCGCGGGATCACGGTCAGTTTGAAGGGATTCCGAGCGAAGTATCAACTGCAGGACGAGGTCCAGTTCGCCGATTATTCCAGTCGCGAATTGCGAGACCAAGTTGCTTCGGATCAAGTGATCGAAATTCTCCGCGAAGGGAATCGTCGCTTTGTCGATGGCACGCGGTTGAATCGCGATCTCGGGCGACAGGTCAATGCAACCTCGGCGGGACAGAACCCGTTGGCGGCGATTTTGTCCTGTATCGATTCGCGGGTTCCCACCGAACTTGTCTTCGATCTCGGCGTGGGCGACATTTTCAGCGTCCGCGTGGCGGGAAATATCGTCGGTACCAAGTCGCTCGGTAGCCTCGAATATGCCGTTGGCGTGGCGGGAGTGAAGTTGGTTGCGGTCCTCGGCCACACTCGCTGCGGTGCGGTTACCGCAGCGGTCAAATTGGTTGCCAATGGTCAAGACGCGATGTCGGTGACCGGTTGCCAACACCTGCAGGCGATCGTCGATGAGATCGCGCCAAGCGTCAGCGGGATCGATGCGAGCACGCTGGATCAGATGGACGAGGAAGCCTTGGAGACGTTTGTCGATGAGGTCGCCAAGCAGAACGTTCGGCGGACGGGCGAGGAGATCTTGAGCCGCAGTTCGGTGATCCGCGACGCAGTGAACGCCGGAAACGTAAAGCTGGTCGGAGCGTTGTACGATGTCAAATCGGGAAAGATCGAATTCCTCGACATCGCCGGTTCGCTGAGCCAGTCCGAACCGCTGAAGGCTTACAAATAG
- a CDS encoding DUF1501 domain-containing protein, with product MNDPHNRRRFLSGAGLGLGSIALSSMLADEQRANAAGLHLPNGRPHFAPKAKNVIWLFMRGGVSHMESFDPKPMLNKFAGKSIDETPFSSVNDPELLKRVRVVVVNDANGQQRKQLYPLQIGYKAYGQSGIEVSDWFPHIGSCIDDIAVVRSMWTTDDNHGAQVQFHSGRHMLDPRVPTIGAWINYGLGTLNQNLPQFISMGPRFFDRRDGHYLGPAYDAVELKVDPSNPLDYASPQRAVTPTEQQMGFDLVSQLNRLSDSRYPRDAAMEARTKSYELAFRMQTAVPDVIRFDQETQATKNLYGLDQPETRAFGEQLLAARRFSEQGVRFIQIMHGGGAAGAWDQHSNLKAKHSQLSMQVDRPIAGLLKDLKQRGMLDETLVVFATEFGRTPGSQGSDGRDHHPYGFSVWMAGGGIKGGVAHGATDEIGFHATENPHYVTDIHATIMHQLGLDSHRMEVAGHKRLEQDFGHVIHDILA from the coding sequence ATGAACGATCCACACAACCGTCGCCGCTTTCTGTCGGGAGCCGGCTTGGGACTCGGGTCGATCGCCCTGTCGTCGATGCTGGCCGACGAACAGCGAGCCAACGCGGCGGGGCTGCATCTGCCCAATGGCCGGCCGCACTTCGCGCCCAAAGCAAAAAACGTGATCTGGTTGTTCATGCGTGGCGGGGTCAGCCACATGGAGAGCTTCGATCCCAAGCCGATGTTGAACAAGTTTGCCGGCAAGTCGATCGATGAAACGCCATTCTCCAGCGTCAACGATCCCGAATTGCTGAAGCGGGTGCGGGTCGTGGTCGTCAACGATGCCAATGGTCAGCAGCGGAAGCAACTCTATCCACTGCAGATCGGTTACAAGGCGTACGGTCAGAGCGGGATCGAGGTCAGCGATTGGTTTCCGCACATCGGTTCGTGCATCGACGACATCGCGGTCGTCCGTTCGATGTGGACGACCGACGACAATCATGGCGCTCAGGTTCAATTCCATTCCGGCCGCCACATGCTCGATCCGCGCGTGCCGACGATTGGGGCCTGGATCAATTATGGTTTGGGCACGTTGAACCAGAACCTGCCGCAATTCATCAGCATGGGGCCGCGGTTCTTCGACCGCCGCGATGGGCATTATCTGGGGCCGGCCTACGATGCTGTCGAATTGAAAGTCGACCCGAGCAATCCGCTCGACTACGCCTCGCCGCAACGAGCGGTGACGCCGACGGAGCAGCAGATGGGGTTTGATCTCGTCAGCCAGTTAAATCGGCTGAGCGATTCTCGATACCCACGCGACGCGGCGATGGAAGCGCGAACCAAGTCGTATGAACTGGCGTTCCGGATGCAGACCGCGGTTCCCGATGTGATTCGGTTCGACCAGGAGACGCAAGCGACCAAGAACCTGTACGGCTTGGACCAACCCGAGACGCGGGCCTTTGGCGAGCAACTGCTTGCCGCGCGGCGGTTCAGCGAACAGGGCGTCCGATTTATTCAGATCATGCACGGCGGCGGAGCGGCGGGGGCGTGGGATCAGCATTCGAATCTGAAGGCGAAGCACAGCCAGCTGTCGATGCAGGTCGATCGGCCGATCGCGGGACTGTTGAAGGATCTGAAGCAACGCGGAATGCTAGATGAAACGCTGGTGGTGTTTGCCACCGAATTCGGCCGCACTCCCGGTTCGCAAGGGAGCGACGGACGCGATCATCATCCCTACGGCTTCAGCGTTTGGATGGCAGGGGGCGGAATCAAGGGAGGCGTTGCCCACGGGGCGACCGATGAGATCGGATTCCATGCGACCGAAAACCCGCACTACGTGACCGACATCCACGCCACGATCATGCACCAATTGGGCTTGGATTCGCACCGCATGGAAGTCGCCGGGCACAAGCGGCTGGAGCAAGACTTTGGCCACGTGATTCACGACATCTTGGCGTAA
- a CDS encoding PSD1 and planctomycete cytochrome C domain-containing protein codes for MQASKLLLALTFVALCGQPAAAVDYLTDIKPMLETKCYSCHGALKQEADLRLETRALMLESDSIVPGNAAESLLFERVCSTDDDRMPPPEDGAALKPAELELLKAWIDAGAVAPDEPPPAAPDQHWSFLTVEKPPIPKISDSASDSAIANPIDSFLQVRREALQLQVQPPADRPLALRRLYLDLIGLPPTSEQLRDARPWDQIVDELLASPEHAQRWARHWMDIWRYSDWYGLGAQLRNSQKHIWHWRDWIVESLQADKGYDQMVMEMLAGDELAPSDPDVLRATGFLARNYYLFNRTTWLDSTIEHTGKAFLGLTLNCAKCHDHKYDPITHVDYYRMRAIFEPHQVRLDPVPGETNFEKDGLPRVFDDHLQAETFLHLRGDPTKPDPDTEITPGVPALLASFAPPVAPVDLPAWAYAPGSRDYVARDQLAEAKQRVVAAESELQAAEQKAAQLPKTPETTSAADDEAEFAAIEESFDALDPKRWELVGEGWRFEEGKLLQTISGRDSHFLHLQTPHPRDFDLTCQYTTTGGDTYKSVMFRFDDSADGQFNNYVYSSAHEPAPKIQVAYARQGKSNYPGAGRVSRQIAVGKEYKLRIAVRDTLINVWLDDKFLLATHLPERRESGRFSISGFDATLALNHLTLAPLAADAKLQAAKGKAPATPATIKQAVEIAAAKLQAARAAEASLTATIAADQLRFAEDADEAATTAAASLAALRQAESLQAAAEYELLLAGEDGNKRKAAEAKRAKAEKQRLAAEAGKGKYKSVRASKKALETPEHNDSYYGATYPSQSTGRRLALARWITDRKNPLTARVAVNHLWARHFGTPLVESVFDFGLRAKPPEHLALLDYLAAELMESGWSMRHLHRMMVTSQTYQLSASTVDADATTLAADPTNAFYWRMNTRRMQSQTVRDSLLHLAGELDLTAGGPSVDPGPKSRRRSLYFKHSRDQQDKFLSMFDDADLLQCYLRNESIVPQQALAMANSELSLTMSEKIAQRIGDATSDPSLASFIDQAFLTLLARLPADPERQACADFCRQLVDRSTLESAAERDARARQRLIHALLNHNDYISIR; via the coding sequence ATGCAAGCTTCCAAGCTCTTGCTGGCGCTGACGTTTGTCGCACTGTGCGGCCAACCTGCGGCTGCCGTCGATTATCTGACCGACATCAAACCGATGTTGGAAACCAAATGCTACTCCTGCCACGGAGCGCTGAAACAGGAAGCCGATCTGCGGCTGGAAACGCGGGCGTTGATGCTGGAAAGCGATTCGATCGTTCCCGGCAATGCGGCGGAAAGCCTGCTTTTTGAACGCGTCTGTTCGACCGACGACGACCGCATGCCGCCTCCCGAAGATGGAGCGGCTCTGAAACCGGCTGAGCTTGAGCTGCTGAAAGCTTGGATCGATGCCGGGGCGGTTGCACCGGACGAACCGCCGCCGGCCGCGCCCGATCAACATTGGTCGTTCTTGACCGTCGAGAAGCCGCCGATTCCCAAAATCTCCGATTCCGCATCAGACAGCGCAATCGCGAATCCAATCGACAGCTTCCTGCAAGTCCGTCGCGAGGCGTTGCAGCTGCAGGTTCAACCGCCGGCCGACCGTCCGCTGGCGCTGCGCCGATTGTATTTGGACCTTATCGGTTTGCCGCCGACGAGCGAACAGCTGCGCGATGCGCGGCCCTGGGATCAGATCGTCGACGAACTATTGGCTAGCCCCGAACACGCGCAACGTTGGGCCCGGCACTGGATGGACATCTGGCGTTACAGCGATTGGTACGGGCTGGGAGCTCAGCTGCGTAACAGCCAAAAGCATATCTGGCACTGGCGCGACTGGATCGTTGAATCGCTGCAGGCCGACAAGGGCTACGATCAGATGGTGATGGAGATGTTGGCCGGGGACGAACTGGCCCCGAGCGATCCCGACGTCCTCCGCGCCACCGGATTCCTGGCTCGCAACTATTATCTGTTCAATCGCACGACCTGGCTCGACAGCACGATCGAACACACCGGCAAAGCCTTCTTGGGACTGACGCTCAATTGTGCCAAGTGCCACGACCACAAATACGATCCGATCACGCATGTCGATTATTACCGGATGCGAGCGATCTTCGAACCACATCAAGTGCGGCTGGATCCCGTCCCCGGCGAAACCAACTTTGAAAAGGACGGCCTGCCGCGCGTCTTCGACGATCACCTGCAAGCCGAAACGTTCTTGCACTTGCGAGGCGACCCGACCAAGCCCGATCCCGATACCGAGATCACACCCGGCGTGCCAGCGTTGTTGGCCAGTTTTGCGCCACCGGTCGCGCCCGTCGACCTGCCAGCCTGGGCTTACGCGCCCGGTTCCCGCGACTATGTAGCTCGCGATCAGCTAGCAGAAGCGAAGCAGCGGGTTGTCGCCGCCGAATCCGAATTGCAGGCCGCTGAACAGAAAGCAGCTCAATTGCCCAAGACTCCCGAAACGACGAGCGCGGCGGACGACGAAGCCGAATTTGCGGCGATCGAAGAGTCGTTCGATGCGCTCGATCCCAAGCGATGGGAACTTGTCGGCGAAGGCTGGCGATTTGAAGAGGGGAAGCTGTTGCAGACGATCAGCGGCCGCGACAGCCACTTCCTGCATTTGCAGACGCCGCACCCGCGCGACTTTGATCTGACTTGCCAATACACGACCACCGGCGGCGACACCTACAAATCGGTGATGTTCCGATTCGATGATTCAGCGGACGGCCAGTTCAATAATTATGTCTACAGCAGCGCTCACGAACCGGCTCCGAAAATCCAAGTCGCTTACGCACGGCAGGGTAAGAGCAACTATCCCGGCGCGGGGCGAGTGTCGCGGCAGATCGCTGTCGGCAAAGAATACAAGCTGCGAATCGCCGTTCGCGATACGTTGATCAACGTCTGGCTGGACGATAAATTCCTGTTGGCGACTCATCTGCCCGAGCGGCGAGAGTCCGGCCGGTTTTCGATCTCGGGATTTGATGCCACGCTGGCGCTGAATCACCTGACCCTGGCACCGCTAGCGGCCGACGCAAAGCTTCAAGCGGCGAAGGGGAAGGCCCCCGCAACGCCTGCCACGATCAAGCAGGCTGTCGAAATCGCCGCCGCGAAATTGCAGGCCGCTCGCGCTGCCGAAGCTTCGCTGACCGCAACGATCGCCGCCGATCAACTGCGATTCGCCGAGGATGCCGACGAAGCCGCCACGACCGCTGCTGCATCGCTTGCCGCGCTGCGTCAGGCGGAAAGCTTGCAAGCCGCTGCGGAATACGAACTGCTGCTCGCCGGCGAGGACGGGAATAAGCGCAAAGCCGCGGAAGCGAAGCGAGCGAAGGCGGAGAAACAGCGACTGGCGGCCGAAGCTGGCAAGGGAAAATACAAATCGGTCCGGGCCTCCAAGAAAGCGTTAGAGACTCCCGAGCACAACGATTCGTATTACGGGGCAACCTACCCTTCGCAAAGCACCGGCCGGCGGCTGGCGCTTGCTCGCTGGATCACCGATCGCAAGAATCCGTTAACCGCGCGGGTGGCGGTCAACCATCTCTGGGCTCGGCATTTCGGGACGCCGCTGGTCGAATCGGTCTTCGATTTTGGTCTGCGTGCGAAACCGCCGGAGCATCTCGCGCTGCTCGATTACCTGGCGGCTGAACTGATGGAATCTGGCTGGAGCATGCGGCATCTGCATCGCATGATGGTGACGTCGCAGACTTACCAATTGTCGGCGTCGACAGTCGATGCCGATGCGACGACGCTGGCGGCGGATCCGACCAACGCCTTCTATTGGCGGATGAACACGCGGCGGATGCAATCGCAAACCGTTCGCGACAGCTTGCTGCATCTGGCGGGCGAATTGGACCTGACCGCGGGCGGGCCGTCGGTCGATCCGGGTCCGAAGAGTCGACGTCGCAGCCTGTATTTCAAACACTCGCGCGACCAGCAAGACAAATTCCTATCGATGTTCGACGATGCCGATCTGCTGCAATGTTATCTCCGCAACGAGAGCATCGTGCCGCAGCAGGCGTTGGCGATGGCCAACAGCGAATTGTCGCTGACGATGTCCGAAAAGATCGCTCAACGGATTGGTGATGCGACCTCCGATCCTTCGCTCGCCAGCTTCATCGATCAAGCGTTCCTGACGCTGCTGGCGCGGTTGCCGGCCGATCCGGAGCGACAAGCGTGCGCCGATTTCTGTCGCCAATTGGTCGATCGATCAACGCTCGAATCCGCGGCGGAGCGCGATGCCCGTGCGCGACAGCGATTGATCCACGCGCTGCTGAACCACAACGATTACATTTCGATTCGGTGA